One window of Trifolium pratense cultivar HEN17-A07 linkage group LG5, ARS_RC_1.1, whole genome shotgun sequence genomic DNA carries:
- the LOC123883483 gene encoding transcription factor MYC1 isoform X2 — MEDFILSPSSYSSMISLPHENPSQQTQTLQKKLQLLLQTQSNNWVYAIFWQTTKDEKGNTFLSWGEGHFQGTKETTTISSNKRNDTDTDTSTNGDAEWFYVMSLTRNFSVGNSSSISLPGKAFALDSVLWLNSKHELQFYNCERSNEAHMHGIETLICIPTTNGVIEMGSYENIQQNWNLVHQAKSMFQSTSSESNSKLDLISTTPLDKNQTFDQNISLSDMGLVSCARGTGDETKETQKIMNKKLQPKHNIDVSSCYVDSEHSDSEYCPQLETPKSDYVDEKRELKKRGRKPLTGTTQTPMNHVEAERQRREKLNHRFYALRAVVPNVSRMDKASLLSDAVDYINELKSKIKDLESEKKRESKKVKMETMDNQSTMTTSTVVDQKRPNSVNALDIDVKIIGNDAMIRVQSENVNHPGVRLMSALRNLDFQVRT; from the exons ATGGAAGATTTCATCCTTTCACCTTCTTCATATTCATCTATGATTTCACTCCCCCATGAAAACCCTTCACAACAAACACAAACCCttcaaaaaaaacttcaattatTACTACAAACCCAATCCAACAATTGGGTCTATGCCATTTTTTGGCAAACaacaaaagatgaaaaaggCAACACTTTCTTATCTTGGGGTGAAGGCCATTTCCAAGGAACCAAAGAAACAACAACAATTTCTTCAAACAAACGAAACGACACAGACACTGACACAAGTACAAACGGCGATGCTGAATGGTTCTATGTTATGTCGTTGACTCGAAATTTCAGTGTTGGTAATTCTTCTTCCATTTCTTTACCCGGTAAAGCTTTTGCTTTAGATTCCGTTCTTTGGTTAAATAGCAAACATGAACTCCAATTTTATAATTGTGAGAGATCCAATGAAGCACACATGCACGGAATCGAAACCTTAATTTGTATTCCGACAACTAATGGCGTAATAGAAATGGGTTCTTatgaaaatatccaacaaaattGGAACCTAGTACATCAAGCTAAATCTATGTTCCAATCAACATCTTCAGAATCAAACTCAAAATTAGATCTCATCTCCACCACCCCACTTGACAAAAACCAAACTTTCGACCAAAACATTTCACTCTCCGACATGGGTCTCGTCTCATGTGCCAGAGGCACCGGAGACGAAACCAAGGAGacacaaaaaattatgaataaaaaattgcaaCCAAAGCATAACATTGATGTTTCATCATGTTATGTTGATTCTGAACATTCTGATTCAGAATATTGTCCACAATTAGAAACACCAAAAAGTGATTATGTTGATGAGAAAAGAGAATTGAAGAAGAGAGGAAGAAAACCATTAACAGGAACAACTCAAACACCAATGAACCATGTAGAAGCAGAGAGGCAAAGGAGAGAGAAACTGAACCATAGATTCTATGCTTTAAGAGCTGTGGTTCCAAATGTTTCAAGAATGGATAAAGCTTCTTTGTTATCAGATGCAGTGGATTACATCAACGAGTTAAAATCAAAGATTAAAGATTTAGAATCTGAGAAAAAAAGGGAATCTAAAAAAGTGAAGATGGAAACTATGGATAATCAAAGTACAATGACAACTTCAACTGTTGTGGATCAAAAAAGACCTAATAGTGTTAATGCTTTGGATATTGATGTGAAGATTATTGGAAATGATGCTATGATTAGAGTTCAATCAGAGAATGTTAATCATCCTGGTGTTAGATTAATGAGTGCATTGAGGAATTTGGATTTTCAG GTTCGAACCTGA
- the LOC123883483 gene encoding transcription factor MYC1 isoform X1 — MEDFILSPSSYSSMISLPHENPSQQTQTLQKKLQLLLQTQSNNWVYAIFWQTTKDEKGNTFLSWGEGHFQGTKETTTISSNKRNDTDTDTSTNGDAEWFYVMSLTRNFSVGNSSSISLPGKAFALDSVLWLNSKHELQFYNCERSNEAHMHGIETLICIPTTNGVIEMGSYENIQQNWNLVHQAKSMFQSTSSESNSKLDLISTTPLDKNQTFDQNISLSDMGLVSCARGTGDETKETQKIMNKKLQPKHNIDVSSCYVDSEHSDSEYCPQLETPKSDYVDEKRELKKRGRKPLTGTTQTPMNHVEAERQRREKLNHRFYALRAVVPNVSRMDKASLLSDAVDYINELKSKIKDLESEKKRESKKVKMETMDNQSTMTTSTVVDQKRPNSVNALDIDVKIIGNDAMIRVQSENVNHPGVRLMSALRNLDFQVHHANISCVNHVMLQDVVVVQIPKEMRNEVSLKSAILMRLDDPE, encoded by the coding sequence ATGGAAGATTTCATCCTTTCACCTTCTTCATATTCATCTATGATTTCACTCCCCCATGAAAACCCTTCACAACAAACACAAACCCttcaaaaaaaacttcaattatTACTACAAACCCAATCCAACAATTGGGTCTATGCCATTTTTTGGCAAACaacaaaagatgaaaaaggCAACACTTTCTTATCTTGGGGTGAAGGCCATTTCCAAGGAACCAAAGAAACAACAACAATTTCTTCAAACAAACGAAACGACACAGACACTGACACAAGTACAAACGGCGATGCTGAATGGTTCTATGTTATGTCGTTGACTCGAAATTTCAGTGTTGGTAATTCTTCTTCCATTTCTTTACCCGGTAAAGCTTTTGCTTTAGATTCCGTTCTTTGGTTAAATAGCAAACATGAACTCCAATTTTATAATTGTGAGAGATCCAATGAAGCACACATGCACGGAATCGAAACCTTAATTTGTATTCCGACAACTAATGGCGTAATAGAAATGGGTTCTTatgaaaatatccaacaaaattGGAACCTAGTACATCAAGCTAAATCTATGTTCCAATCAACATCTTCAGAATCAAACTCAAAATTAGATCTCATCTCCACCACCCCACTTGACAAAAACCAAACTTTCGACCAAAACATTTCACTCTCCGACATGGGTCTCGTCTCATGTGCCAGAGGCACCGGAGACGAAACCAAGGAGacacaaaaaattatgaataaaaaattgcaaCCAAAGCATAACATTGATGTTTCATCATGTTATGTTGATTCTGAACATTCTGATTCAGAATATTGTCCACAATTAGAAACACCAAAAAGTGATTATGTTGATGAGAAAAGAGAATTGAAGAAGAGAGGAAGAAAACCATTAACAGGAACAACTCAAACACCAATGAACCATGTAGAAGCAGAGAGGCAAAGGAGAGAGAAACTGAACCATAGATTCTATGCTTTAAGAGCTGTGGTTCCAAATGTTTCAAGAATGGATAAAGCTTCTTTGTTATCAGATGCAGTGGATTACATCAACGAGTTAAAATCAAAGATTAAAGATTTAGAATCTGAGAAAAAAAGGGAATCTAAAAAAGTGAAGATGGAAACTATGGATAATCAAAGTACAATGACAACTTCAACTGTTGTGGATCAAAAAAGACCTAATAGTGTTAATGCTTTGGATATTGATGTGAAGATTATTGGAAATGATGCTATGATTAGAGTTCAATCAGAGAATGTTAATCATCCTGGTGTTAGATTAATGAGTGCATTGAGGAATTTGGATTTTCAGGTACATCATGCTAATATATCTTGTGTTAATCATGTTATGCTTCaagatgttgttgttgttcaaatTCCCAAAGAGATGAGAAATGAAGTATCTCTTAAATCTGCAATTCTCATGAGATTAGATGATCCGGAGTGA